The Euphorbia lathyris chromosome 2, ddEupLath1.1, whole genome shotgun sequence genome includes a window with the following:
- the LOC136218552 gene encoding selenium-binding protein 1-like → MATAAVLESNGCCKKGPGYSSPIQAMSGPRESILYVTCVYNGTGIEKPDYLATLDVDPNSPTYSKVIHRLPVPYVGDELHHSGWNACSSCHGDPSANRRFLILPSLVSGRIYVIDTEKDPRAPSLHKFVDPAEIVQKTGLAYPHTSHCLASGDIMVSCLGDKDGNAEGIGFLLLDSEFNVKGRWEKPGNSPLFGYDFWYQPRHNTMISTSWGAPAAFTKGFDPQHVSDGLYGRHLHVYSWPNGELKQTLDLGNTGLLPLEIRFLHDPSKDTGFVGCALTSNMVRFFKTPDESWSHEIAISVTPLKVKNWILPEMPGLITDFLISLDDRFLYFVNWLHGDVRQYNIEDVKNPILKGQVRVGGLIQKGSAVEVVTEDGNTWQADVPKVQGNELRGGPQMIQLSLDGKRLYVTNSLFSSWDRQFYPEIVEKGSHMLQIDVNTEKGGLKVNPNFFVDFSAEPDGPSLAHEMRYPGGDCTSDIWI, encoded by the exons ATGGCTACAGCTGCAGTTTTGGAGAGCAATGGATGCTGCAAAAAGGGACCTGGTTATTCCTCCCCAATTCAGGCCATGTCCGGCCCTAGAGAATCTATTCTCTATGTCACTTGTGTTTATAACG GAACAGGAATTGAGAAACCTGATTACCTAGCCACACTGGATGTAGATCCAAATTCACCTACTTATTCAAAAGTGATCCATAGGCTACCTGTGCCATATGTAGGAGATGAACTCCATCATTCAGGATGGAATGCTTGCAGCTCCTGCCATGGAGATCCTTCTGCAAATCGCCGATTTCTTATTCTCCCTTCTTTAGT TTCTGGCCGCATTTATGTGATTGACACCGAAAAAGATCCCAGAGCTCCATCCTTGCACAAATTTGTTGATCCTGCAGAAATTGTACAGAAGACAGGACTAGCATATCCTCACACATCCCATTGCCTTGCCTCTGGAGATATAATGGTCTCATGTCTTGGAGATAAAGATGGAAATGCGGAAGGAATTGGATTTCTTCTCCTCGACTCAGAATTCAATGTGAAAGGAAG aTGGGAGAAGCCAGGAAATTCTCCACTATTTGGTTACGATTTCTGGTATCAACCGCGCCACAACACAATGATCAGCACATCTTGGGGTGCTCCTGCAGCTTTCACTAAAGGGTTTGATCCGCAGCATGTCTCAGATGGTTTATATGGAAGACATCTGCATGTTTATAGTTGGCCAAATGGTGAATTGAAACAGACGTTGGATCTTGGCAACACAGGACTTTTACCCTTGGAG ATAAGGTTCTTGCATGATCCTTCTAAAGATACAGGGTTTGTTGGATGTGCGTTGACAAGTAACATGGTGCGATTTTTCAAGACACCAGATGAATCATGGAGCCATGAG ATTGCAATATCAGTGACGCCTCTGAAGGTGAAAAACTGGATACTTCCGGAAATGCCTGGGCTTATAACTGATTTCCTGATCTCTCTTGATGATCGGTTTCTGTACTTTGTAAATTGGCTCCACGGAGATGTGAGACAGTACAACATTGAGGATGTAAAAAATCCAATATTGAAAGGGCAAGTTCGGGTAGGAGGGTTGATCCAGAAAGGAAGCGCTGTAGAGGTAGTGACAGAAGATGGAAACACATGGCAGGCTGATGTTCCGAAGGTTCAG GGTAATGAATTAAGAGGAGGACCACAAATGATCCAGCTAAGTTTAGATGGGAAGAGGCTGTATGTGACGAATTCGCTGTTCAGTAGTTGGGATCGTCAGTTCTATCCAGAAATAGTGGAGAAAGGATCACATATGTTACAGATTGATGTTAACACAGAGAAAGGTGGTCTAAAAGTAAACCCAAACTTTTTTGTGGACTTCTCAGCAGAACCTGATGGTCCTTCACTTGCTCATGAGATGAGATACCCGGGCGGGGACTGCACTTCGGATATATGGATTTAA
- the LOC136218553 gene encoding uncharacterized protein isoform X1 — translation MDTNSSERDNQDWNGLCAKTKVVMQYLNQYFMNQKKKREQEVVSWMPLVEGRSKKRNAMLFYEILGLRRGYDGRGYVSYGVAEGEAADKHLRHPRSGDNSGIIRNQTSDDPDDSELGTVQGGLLRRSQFTP, via the exons ATG GATACAAATTCAAGTGAGAGAGATAACCAGGACTGGA ATGGTTTGTGTGCAAAAACCAA AGTGGTAATGCAGTACTTGAACCAATACTTTatgaatcaaaagaaaaagagagagcaGGAAGTAGTAAGTTGGATGCCACTTGTGGAAGGAAGAAGCAAGAAAAGAAATGCAATGCTCTTTTATGAGATACTG GGCCTGAGACGAGGATACGATGGCCGAGGATATGTCAGTTATGGAGTTGCTGAAGGCGAGGCGGCCGACAAGCACCTCCGGCATCCTCGATCCGGCGATAACAGCGGAATCATTCGAAATCAGACCAGCGATGATCCAGATGATTCAGAACTCGGGACAGTTCAAGGGGGATTACTACGAAGATCCCAATTCACACCTTGA
- the LOC136218553 gene encoding uncharacterized protein isoform X2, whose product MDTNSSERDNQDWNGLCAKTKVVMQYLNQYFMNQKKKREQEVVSWMPLVEGRSKKRNAMLFYEILVFLGLFEHFRTVRGPLEQISKHMDQNR is encoded by the exons ATG GATACAAATTCAAGTGAGAGAGATAACCAGGACTGGA ATGGTTTGTGTGCAAAAACCAA AGTGGTAATGCAGTACTTGAACCAATACTTTatgaatcaaaagaaaaagagagagcaGGAAGTAGTAAGTTGGATGCCACTTGTGGAAGGAAGAAGCAAGAAAAGAAATGCAATGCTCTTTTATGAGATACTG gtgtttttaggactTTTTGAGCATTTCCGGACAGTTCGGGGACCACTAGAGCAAATTTCGAAGCACATGGACCAAAACAGATAA